From a single Thermoanaerobacterales bacterium genomic region:
- a CDS encoding peptidoglycan-binding protein — MPRRFLFMVLLLITALFAPVPAAGASYHLCPLTCDENLVIRPEGEASAEDIRALQRELHLAGYYRGPISGVYDTVTAEAVRRFKSDLNLPADAVVETRTWEKLSAAIEPVATEEIPPPTGEVAIVIDVRNRTLTIMSDGRPYRQFPCAVGKNETPSPTGNWKIKRKAVNWGTGFGTRWMGLSVSWGIYGIHGTNKPGSIGSQASHGCFRMFNRDVETIYPWVKVGTPVYVIGNPLGPNPRPELVLNSREPAVLEMQRTLSRLGYYHGPIDGIFGPGMEKAVIQFRKDHGLRYDNRVLDDIYEALGL, encoded by the coding sequence ATTTATGGTACTCCTCTTGATAACCGCGTTGTTTGCCCCCGTGCCGGCGGCCGGTGCGTCCTACCATCTATGCCCCTTGACCTGTGACGAAAACCTGGTAATCCGCCCGGAGGGCGAGGCTTCGGCAGAGGATATCCGGGCCCTGCAAAGGGAGCTGCACCTCGCCGGGTATTACCGCGGTCCCATCAGCGGCGTCTACGACACGGTCACGGCGGAAGCCGTGCGCCGGTTCAAAAGCGACCTCAACCTCCCGGCGGACGCGGTTGTCGAAACCCGCACCTGGGAAAAGCTCAGCGCCGCCATTGAGCCGGTCGCCACCGAGGAGATCCCTCCCCCGACCGGAGAGGTGGCCATCGTCATCGACGTCCGCAACCGTACCCTTACGATCATGTCCGACGGCCGCCCGTACCGCCAGTTCCCCTGCGCGGTCGGGAAGAATGAGACGCCGTCCCCCACGGGCAACTGGAAGATAAAGCGCAAGGCCGTCAACTGGGGCACCGGGTTCGGCACCCGCTGGATGGGGCTTTCGGTCTCCTGGGGGATTTACGGGATTCACGGTACGAACAAGCCCGGCTCCATCGGCAGCCAGGCAAGCCACGGCTGTTTCCGGATGTTCAACCGGGACGTGGAGACGATTTACCCCTGGGTCAAGGTGGGGACCCCGGTTTACGTAATCGGCAACCCCCTGGGGCCGAATCCCCGGCCGGAGCTGGTCCTGAACTCCCGGGAACCGGCGGTGTTGGAGATGCAGCGCACTCTGTCCCGCCTGGGCTACTATCATGGCCCGATCGACGGGATTTTCGGCCCGGGAATGGAAAAGGCCGTGATCCAATTCAGGAAGGATCACGGCCTGCGATACGACAACCGCGTCTTGGATGACATCTATGAGGCTCTCGGCCTCTAA
- a CDS encoding APC family permease produces MALKRVLSLRTVVATSAGIALASSSFLAAVQVASYLAGDTAWLAILAGGALCFLAAACFSELNGFLPSAAGVRVYFERTFGERPAITISLLYMGVVTAVLGAESFVLSHVLSSAVPQVPPLAWLVAMFIIIGALNIRGVKFAGNFQDLVTYALIPSLILMALLALSKVHFQLEAPLAPGSLGGFVNAMALGVFLYIGFEWVTPLAEEVTGIRTISKGMFIALGILSVTYALLTVAMTATVFRSALTAAPAPQMVFAQEALGPAGAAWMVVLSLAASIKTFNAGLISVSRFVYATAREGLLPKWFARVSMRYFTPWAAIVAIVLVGVVFSAYVLWAGDGVAKVIVGMAAGVECAVYALVGWAVLSLRKKMPDVERPFRVPGGVGIPLATTVVFGLLGAAVLTSDWRVAGALAASLLAVVAYVLFIVPPLKKRHLAERQARMADRPRRRPVQGR; encoded by the coding sequence GTGGCGCTGAAGCGTGTTCTCTCCCTGCGCACCGTCGTCGCCACCAGTGCGGGTATCGCCCTGGCCAGTTCGTCCTTCCTCGCCGCCGTGCAGGTGGCCTCCTACCTGGCCGGGGACACCGCCTGGCTGGCCATCCTGGCGGGCGGGGCGCTGTGCTTTCTGGCCGCGGCGTGCTTCTCCGAGTTGAACGGCTTCCTTCCCTCGGCCGCCGGCGTAAGGGTTTACTTTGAACGGACCTTCGGGGAGCGGCCCGCGATCACCATCTCCCTCCTCTACATGGGCGTGGTCACGGCCGTCCTCGGCGCGGAAAGCTTTGTCCTCTCCCATGTCCTGTCCTCCGCCGTCCCCCAGGTGCCGCCGCTGGCCTGGCTGGTGGCGATGTTCATCATCATCGGCGCCTTGAATATCCGCGGGGTGAAGTTCGCCGGCAACTTCCAGGACCTGGTCACCTACGCCTTGATTCCCTCGCTCATCCTTATGGCCCTCCTCGCCCTTTCGAAGGTTCATTTCCAGCTTGAGGCGCCCCTGGCGCCCGGAAGCCTCGGCGGCTTCGTCAACGCCATGGCCCTCGGCGTCTTCCTGTATATCGGCTTTGAATGGGTGACGCCGCTGGCGGAGGAGGTCACCGGCATCCGCACCATCTCCAAAGGCATGTTCATCGCTTTGGGGATCCTGAGCGTAACCTACGCCCTCTTGACCGTGGCGATGACGGCCACCGTTTTCCGGTCCGCCCTGACCGCGGCGCCCGCCCCGCAGATGGTCTTTGCGCAGGAAGCGCTGGGACCCGCGGGAGCGGCCTGGATGGTCGTCTTAAGCCTGGCGGCGAGCATCAAGACCTTCAACGCCGGGCTGATCAGCGTTTCGCGTTTTGTGTATGCCACCGCGCGCGAAGGTCTCCTCCCGAAATGGTTCGCCAGGGTTTCCATGCGCTATTTCACGCCGTGGGCGGCAATCGTGGCCATTGTCCTGGTCGGGGTTGTGTTCTCCGCTTACGTACTCTGGGCCGGTGACGGCGTGGCGAAGGTCATCGTCGGCATGGCGGCGGGCGTGGAATGCGCGGTTTACGCCCTGGTGGGCTGGGCGGTGCTTTCCCTGCGCAAGAAAATGCCTGATGTGGAGCGTCCTTTCCGGGTGCCGGGAGGCGTGGGGATCCCCCTGGCGACAACGGTCGTCTTCGGCCTGCTGGGAGCGGCCGTGCTGACCAGCGACTGGCGCGTGGCCGGGGCTCTGGCCGCCAGCCTCCTGGCGGTGGTCGCCTATGTGTTGTTTATCGTGCCACCCCTCAAAAAGAGGCACCTGGCGGAACGCCAGGCGCGTATGGCCGACAGGCCGCGGCGCCGGCCGGTGCAGGGGCGGTAA
- a CDS encoding alkyl sulfatase C-terminal domain-containing protein: MALHEEIHESLIAFCEGYNNNAKLKAMNRDWDRTVLVRATDVDSEHTLTLKGGDLTLSEGAPGEPPHLTVLGDSETLVDLFYGDITPTEPYLKGNLKVLGEEDDVLRLDFISLMIWGE, from the coding sequence ATGGCATTACATGAAGAAATTCACGAAAGCCTGATAGCGTTTTGCGAGGGGTATAACAACAACGCCAAGTTGAAAGCAATGAACCGCGACTGGGACCGCACGGTCCTGGTGCGCGCCACCGATGTCGATTCCGAGCACACCCTCACCCTGAAGGGCGGGGACCTTACCCTGAGCGAAGGGGCTCCCGGGGAGCCGCCGCACCTGACGGTGCTGGGGGACAGCGAGACGCTGGTCGACCTCTTTTACGGTGACATCACGCCCACCGAGCCATATTTAAAAGGTAACCTGAAGGTCCTGGGTGAAGAGGACGACGTGCTGCGCTTGGACTTCATTTCCCTCATGATTTGGGGTGAATAA